The following DNA comes from Magnolia sinica isolate HGM2019 chromosome 18, MsV1, whole genome shotgun sequence.
CTATCAGTAACACTGTCTTGCTGCTCTGACTTGACTTCAGCCTGATAAACCTTCCCATTTGCTTCACACATCTCATTGTCTGAAGGTATCCTGTCCAAAACGCTCTCAGAAGGTGCATTGGGTTCCATCTCTTTCAGTTTCTCCTTCTATTTCTCCAAGGGCGCTTCAAATGATGCAATGCGAAGTTGTGGACCAAATGGGTTATGCTGCAATATCGTGATGAGTAGATTCAATGCCATTTTCCTCACGAAAGCACTCTTATCCTCCAATCTCCCAGAAGCAACCTCGTTCCACAGACCAATTGCAACAGCATGTTATTCGCATAGTTCTGCCCACACCTGAAGAACCTTACTCGTCGAATAGGCTGAAACATCCCGACACTGCTCGAGCAAGATGTCCAGCATAGCTTGCTTGCTGCGCACATCATCATCTTCTCACCATCATTGCCATTATAGATAGGAGAGAGATCGAGGGTTTCATGGGGCGAGAGGAGACCAGTGAGAGAGGTAGGGAGGAGGGGGGTAGGGTTTTTCTTGGGGAAGAGAAGGCGAGGCAGAGGCGAGAGAATGCCGTTGATAGGAGGTAAAAGATAAATTTGAATTGTGGGAACGGGCTGAGAGAGGGAAGCCGTGGGCTGACAGAGAGACGAGACGAACGTTGCGAGAGAAGTCGAAcgggagagagagatttgatttttttcttaggTATCAAGTTTTCGAATAGAGAGCCGCTGGTAATGGATTTTGAGATTCTTTCTCGCTCATTAAGCAAGAGTaggtgggccaccgtgatttttgtgagaaatcctccccgtccatccccTTTTTCAAGGAAGTTGATTCGCTTGTCTAAGGCACACACCGATATGGCtctgtgggtacgtgtcgtgcgaagacggccGTTGCTTatcctcgagctcccagttgtcgggacggttcaaaggagatcaaggttacatggctcgaaaatgatgtatttattatatccacaccgttcatccattttgtgagatcattatagagaatgatacaaaaaatgattcatatccaaaccttaagtggaccatactagaaatagcagtgggacaatgattctcaccgttaaaatattcgtagCCCACCgtgtgtttattttccatccaatctattcataaggtcacataggccttgatgaagagtaaaaacaaatatcatatcgatccaaaacttctatgacgcccaaaagggtttcaacggtagacgttcaatcctcgtagctttttgcagtatggtctgtttgatctttggatctgtcttatttttcagatcaAGCCGTAGAACGATCTTGCCAGatgaaaggacggttgggatataacacatacctcgtgatgggacctacataacttggtaacgtcaatacACGACATAtcggtgtgcggtacaccagccaatccgcttcccggatACGATTGCGTACTTTCAGCGTGAGTAGCAAGGTGGATACTGACAGCgctctgtgagccccatcacgatgtatgtatATTATTGACGCCTTCCATCCAATTTTTTTCCAGACTATGTTATGGCATGGAGCAGAAAAtgagcatataaaaatctcataggaaccacaccatagaaaagagtggtgattgaacactcaccattaaaaaattaatagTACTTAAAAAATGTATGGTTAAGAATAAAACAGTAAGTACTAATCAAGCAAaccaaaccatccaattaatggtacTTATCAAATGTATGGTTAAGAATAAAACAGTGAGTGGCCCTAGTTCCAActgaaaaaatcagatggttccAATATCTGCTTACTTTTACttttgggttatgctccatccataattcAGTCAAAGATTTGGGAGGTTTCAATATATGGCAACGAGGTTCCAAAGATTTATGGTAAATGGAAGAGCCCTTCTGGATTTCGTAATGTAAATCTAGGCAAAAGTAAGACCAAGAGAACCAAtcatttaaaaagaaaaggaaaaaaaaaaacaaataaagacaCCATCACTTGTCAGTTTTCTTTACCAATTTCGTGCAATCGTGTGCTTCAGTAGATAAGCTAGGATCCAGCCCATGATCTTAAGGTTGAGACAATGATAATCCAATCAAGTTACAAGTGTTATCATAGTCTTGGTAAGAAGTGTTTCAGAATACAAAGAAAGAAATATCTATTATAAGAGGCATCACTATAAAAATTGAAACCTGCTCAATCTTGATAAACTTTTCTCCACGCCCACGATCAAGGATTTTACATACTTTATAAAACTTAGACAATCTTTCAGCCTGCAACAAGGAAGTAGCTTGAGGCATGGCGAATAGGCAAAAATTTTCAACTTAAATCAGCATGTAGTGAGTGACAAAGGGCATATAGACAAATTGGATGAGCAGAACAACTACCTGCTGCCCTGATTTCCGGTATATCTCAAGGGCTTTGATAGCGTAATGCCATTGCATCCCCAAGTATTTccatagaaaaaaataataataataaagaaccaACATCATCAATTGCCCACATCCCCGTTAAGCAAAAGTTTCCTTACAATTTATATCATGATCACTTATTTTCGATGAAGGCTTACTTTTCTGAAAATAATCAACATATAAACGAGTTAGAAGAGTCATCCACGCAAAATACACTGCAAATGaaggagagaaaaataaaatCGCCTACGTTATTTTAGAGTAGATCATCCTTTAGTATTCTTcctatcaatttatttcttaatcattaaaatttttctagttttttattcTAGCGCAGAATCCTTTTGAATACGATGCATAAAatttgtctattttaaatgatgcccAAGTATTttcagctttaaaaaaaaaaaaaaaacacagtttGCTATGAGTGACTTCCTAATCCAACTAGTGTCCTTATCCAAGCCTAACTTCATCTTCAGGTAAGAGTTTGACTGACgattattactttgattccatgGCTAATCAACCCTTGTCTAAAGTGGTGTGTGATTTTGCCTATTgaagatagtccaataaaaagtAAGTCGTGTGCACATTCATGGGACCTTACCCCATCTTCTAGGACAAActaaaacctgaaaatgatcACGGGAATGAGTGAAGTGATAGGAGGCAAGGCAGGATTTCTAATTCAAATAGGGCATGTAGATGGACTTTTTGGTGTAGCGAACAACTTATAGGCAATCAGAGTCAGTCAACCAACACCAGATGATAAGCCCCTTCGGGGGGTCGGGCTAGTCTGACACCTAATAGATCCactttgaagaaaaaagagatcTATAAATTGAAGTTCCGACCGAACGCTTTGACTGGAAACGCCTTGTCATTcatgtaattctgttgatctagGAGTAGCTCCCAAGCTTCGAGAGTCGCCATAGGGGCCATACAATAATAATTAAATGGATCACTAAAAGATGGCTCAATCATATAAATGATATGGAtcaacttagggcctgtttgttaacgctgaatttttgcacttaacgcggaattgggaaaatgttccatgtttagtggtgtttgttaatgcgttgatAACGAGGAAGAAGGAAAGCGATAAGtggtttttcattgaattctttccatgaaaggagtctggcttaatggtgaatgcggaatgcgctcaatgtatttttcattaaacagaaatttttacttccaaaattagcccttttcaagttactacggcaattttttctctttaaattgtttgctcaacacaaaatcaacttttaacttgtgaaacttctttatgccccaccatgatgtatgtgtttcatccttttttaaagatctttttagggcttgataacaaaaatgagaggaatataaagctgagggatctacaaaatttaaggttttgatccattgaaatggccaagcatgtcaaaggtttggatcattagaaatgggccaaatcatatgaacagtttggatcatttgtaaagctgaagagggatcTACAAAATTTAAGGCATGGataaacttagcatatccattgccatggatcataaaagcagcttcaatcatatgatgagtttggatcatgaaatgctgcttcaatcatatgatgagtttggatcgccgaatgagctgaagcatatgaacaatttggatccactaaatggcccaagcatgtaaaTGTTTTTTATTCATCGAAATGGACCATGTCAAAGGTATGGaacactagaaatgggccaaatcacatgagtttagatcgttgtaaaaagaaacatgattgtttgaattgtgcatagagttgaagagggtcctacaaaattaacgatgtggatcactgagaaccaacaacaaatattatgaatagatggatcaacttaacatatccattgggaagggtcatggaaagaggctttcaatcatatgatgagtttagatcactaacagcagcactaatcatatgatgaatttggatcacagaatgggccgaatcatataaaaagttcaaattcgttgatatggcccaagcacgtcaaaggttttgatccattgaaatggcccaagcatgtcgaaggtttggatcactagaaatgggccaaatcatataaacagtttggatcctttgtaaagttgaagagggatctacaaaatttagggcatggatcaacttagcatatctattgccatggatcatgaaaagcagctccaATCATATGGTGAGTTTGgaaaatgaaaagcagctttaatcatatgatgagtttggatcatgaaaagcagcttcaatcgtatgatgagtgtcGATCGCCGAATAAGCCAAAacttatgaacgatttggatccattgaatagcacaagcatgtcaatgtttttaatccatcaaaatggcccatgtcaaatatttggatcactagaaatgggccaaatcatatgaatttggattgttgtaaaaagaaccctaattgtttgaattgcgtatagaactgaagagggtcctacaaaattaacgaggTGGATAATTTAGAACCAACcttaaatattatgaatagatggatctaacttaacatatgCATTGGGATAGATCATGGAAAGAGGcgtcaatcatatgatgagtttagatgacTAACAGCAGCACTAATCatgtgatgcatttggatcgcttaaagggccaaatcatataggaagttcaaatccgttgaaatggcccaagcacgccaaaggttttgatccattgaaatggcccaagcatgtcaaaggtttggataactggaaatgggccaaatcatatgaatagtttggatcatttgtaaagctgaagaggggcCTACAAAATTTAGTGCATGGATCAACGTAGCATATCCACTACCATGTATCATTAAAAGCAACTTTAAccatatgataagtttggatcataaaaaggagctttaatcatatgatgagtttggatcaccgaatgagccgaatcatatgaacaatttatatccactaaatggcccaagcatgttaatGTTTTTTATTCATCGAAATAGCCCAtgacaaaggtttggatcactagaaatgggcaaaatcatatgaatttggatcgttgtaaaaagaaacatgattgctTGAATTGTGTGTAGAGTTGAAGATGGTCCTACAAAATTCACAATGTGGAACACTGAGAACCAAcataaaatattatgaatagatagatctaacttaacatatccattgggataggTCATAGAAAGATGCTTCAATcttatgattagtttagatcactaacagtagcactaatcatatgatgcatttggatcgctgaatgggccgaatcaaataagaagttcaaatccgttgaaatggcccaagcatgtcaaaggttttcatccattgaaatggcccaagcatgtcaaaggtttgggtcgctagaaatgggccaaatcatatgaacagtttggatcatttgtaaagatgcaaagggtcctacaaaatttagggcatggatcaacttaacatatccattgccatagatcgtgaaaagtagcttcaatcgtaggatgagtttggatcatgaaaagcagcttcaatcgtaggatgagtttggatcatgaaaagtagcttcaatcgtcTGATGAGTGTCGATCGCCGAATGAGTTGAATtgtatgaacgatttggatccactgaatggcttaagcatgtcaatgttttttaatctatcaaaatggcccatgaaaaagatttggatcattagaaatgggacaaatcatatgaatttggatcgttgtaaaagaaacttgattgtttgaattgcgtatcgaactcaagagggtcctacaaaattaacaatgtggatcactgagaaccaacctcaaatattatgactATATGGAGCTAACTTAACATATCTATTGGGATAGGTCATGGTaaaaggcttcaatcatatgatgagtttagatcactaactgcagcacgaatcatatgatgcatttaaatcgctgaatgggccgaaccatataagaagttcaaatccgttgaaatggcccaagcacgtcaaaggttttgatccattgaaatggcccaaccatgtcgaaggtttggatcactagaaatgggtcaaatcatataaacagtttggatcatttgtaaagctaaagagggatctacaaaatttagggcatggataaacttagcatatccattgccatggatcatgaaaagcaacttcaatcatatggtgAGTTTGGAAATTGAAAAacaactttaatcatatgatgagtttggatcatgaaaagcagctttaatcgtatgatgagtgtcgatcgccgaataagccgaaacatatgaacgatttggatccactgaatagcacaagcatgtcaatgtttttaatccatcgaaatggcccatgtcaaatatttggatcactagaaatgggccaaatcatatgaatttggattgttgtaaaaagaaccctgattgtttgaattgcgtatcaaactgaagagggtcctacaaaattaacgaggTGGATAACAGAGAACCAACcttaaatattatgaatagatggatctaacttaacatatgcattgggatgggtcatggaaagaggcgtcaatcatatgatgagtttagatcactaatagcaGCACTAATCATATAATGCATTTAGATCgttgaatgggctgaatcatataagaagttcaaatccgttgaaatggcccaagcatgtcaaaggttttgatccattgaaatggcccaagcatgtcaaaggttttgatccattgaaatggcctaagaatgtcaaaggttttgatctattgaaatggcccaagcatgtcaaaggtttgggtcactagaaatgggccaaatcatatgaacagtttggatcatttgtaaagttgAAGAGGACCCTACAAAATTTAGCGCATGGATAAcgtagcatatccattgccatgtatcattaaaagcaactttaatcatatgataagtttggatcataaaaaggagctttaatcatatgatgagtttggatcgccgaatgagccgaatcatatgaacaatttataTCCACTAAAtgacccaagcatgtcaatgtttttattCATCataatggcccatgtcaaaggtttggatcactaaaaatgggccaaatcatatgaatttggatcattctaaaaggaaacatgattgtttgaattgtgtgtagagctgaagagggtcctacaaaattaacaatgtggatcactgagaaccaacatcaaatattacgaatagatggatctaacttaagatatccattgggatgggtcagggcaagaggcttcaatcatatgattagtttaaATCACTAAGAGCaacacaaatcatatgatgcatttggatcgctgaatggcctgaatgggccaaatcacataagAAGTTctaatccattgaaatggcccaaacacgtcaaaggttttaatccattgaaatggcccaagcatatcaaaggtttggatcactagaaatgggccaaatcatatgaatttgaatcgttgtaaaaagaaatatGATTGCTTGAATTGTGCGTAGAGCTGAAGATGGTCCTACAAAATTCACAATGTGGAACACTGAGAACCAACATAAAatataacaaatagatggatttaacttaacatatccattgggatgggtcctggaaagaggcttcaatcatatgattagttcAGATCAGTAACAACAGcactaatcatatgatgcatttggatcgctaaatgagaagaatcatataagaagttcaaatccgttgaaatggcccaagcacgtcaaaggttttgatccattgaaatggcccaagcatgtcaaaggtttggatcactagaaatgggccaaatcatatcaacagtttggatcatttgtaaaacagaagagggtcctacaaaatttagggcatggatcaacttaaaatatccattgccatgtcaaaggtttggatcatttgtaaagctgaagaaggatctacaaaatttagggcatggataaacattgcatatccattgccatggatcatgaaaagcagcttcaatcatatgaggagttaggatcatgaaaagcagcttcaatcatatgatgagtttggatcgccaaataagccgaatcatatgaacaatttggatccacttaatggcactagcatgtcaatgttttttatccatcgaaatggcccatgtcaaaggtttggatcactagaaatgggccaaatcatatgaatttggatcgttgtaaaaagaaacatgattttttgaattgtgcatagaactgaagagggtcctacaaaattaacgatgtggatcattgagaaccaacctcaaatattatgaatagatggatcaacttaacatatccattgggatgggtcatgaaaagaggcttcaatcatatgatgagtttaaattACTAACAGCAACATTAATCATATGCTGATTTGGATaactgaatgggccgaatcatataagaagtacaaatccactgaaatggcccaaacacatcaaaggttttgatccattaaaatggcccaagcatgtcaaaggtttggatcacaagaaatgggccaaatcatatgaagagtttAGATCCTTGAAAAAAGAAACCCAACCATATCAAGAATTTAGCTTACTAAATACAGTTTAAATGTTTGAAACAGTTTGAATTTAATAAAATGAGCCCACACATCGACAATTTCAAATTAGaccaaattataaaaataaattagatcactagaaatggtccTCCTAATACTTTATGTTTAAGACAACAAGAAATAAACCACTCTAGCCAACTCTTGTACCAAAGtctctaaaaagagaaaagtCACCATTGTACCTCCCAAGGGCCAAATCAGTTCAACTAACTAGATTAATGAATATGGGCCTGAACATATTGATGGTTtggcataaaaaattgaaatgctATATTCCTCCAACCCAAAGGGGTATGGGTcattcaaaacaagccacatatatGAACAGCTAGGATCACTTAAAGTGGCCCGGGCACATCAATGGCTTTTCTCACTAAAAGTGAAAATGAGCCcaacaattagttgggataagtattagatgatgatgatggttcaTATTATTGGAAACGCACCAAATCTATGAGTGGTTCATATTATTGGAAACAAACTCTACCTATTAATAATTTGAATCACTAAATACTGATCAATCATGTAACCAGTTTGGATTATTGAAAATGAGCATAATTCTGAGACGAGATACCTCCTCTCTTAACATTTTTCTACGCTCGTGCAATCCAACGAGTATATAGCATTAAGTGATAAGATAGGTAAAGGAAGGCTAATTATATCAAACCGATCTAGATCCAATCAAatgaagggtttagatcactGAAAACAACCCCAAAATATTAAGTGTTGTATTAACAAATAGAGGCCTAAGTATCAAAAGATGAACTTAACGGATTAGTGAAAAGATGCATAAGTATACCtactggtttggatcactaacaaAGGCCTCAACTAATGAAGGGTTTACATCACCGAAACAACTCTAATCATATGAAGGGTATGGATCACATAAAACAAGACTAAGCATATGAACGGTTGAGATCACTTGAAATGATTCAAGCATATCAAAGGTTTGTGCCACTGAAAATGAGCATAATCATTAGCAAAATTTGAATCATTAATAACTTTTGGTTCATGCGACATTCACTGATTGATTCGTTAAGTGTATGCCTTAAtacgaatggtgtggatcactaaaatagCTTGAATTATAAAATGGACCAACTATAGCCGACTCTTGAACCAAAGTCTCTGAAAATGGAAAATTCATCAGTGTACATCCCCCAAGGGTCAAATCACCTCAACCAACTAAATTGGATCCAATAAGATGAACGATTGACGAAATCAGGCCCGATCATTTAAATTGTTTGTAAAGTTAAAGAGGGCTCTACACAATTAACAGTATGGATCACTGAGAACTGATCtctataatatgtataatatattaatatagatcaacttaacatatctattGGCATGGGTCATTGAAAATAgcctcaatcatatgatgagtttggatcaataAAGAAGCGAAAATAAGATAAAGGACCGAATCACCTCAATTAACTAAACTAGAAGCAATAATGAAGGATCAGCAAAAATAGGCCCGATCATTAAAACTGTTTGTAAAGTTAAAGAGGGCTCTACAAAATTAGTAATGTCGATCACTGAGAATTGATCTCAATAATATGAATAATATagattaacttaacatatccatcgaCATCGGTCATTGAAAGTAaccttaatcatatgatgagtttggatcacttaCAAAGCACAACTCAAGCATTTGGATCACCAAATGACCAAATcatataaacggttcagatccactGAAATGGCCCAATCATGTCAAAGGTTTTCTATCCATTGAAATGATCCCAATCAATATGTAATTACTGTAAAAATTTCGAATCCAAACAGCAACATCAGTGTATTTTGGTGGCGATTTGACATTCAGGCAATGTAAAAATGCCATCATTCCAATTTACCACAGCAATCAGTGGTCAAACGCAGATGTTGTCAGGAGGCAGGTAAAGCAATTTGTAATTATTgcacattttctttacattaccAAGGTAATTGGTGAAAAAAACAGCCCTGAAGTGTGCAAAAATCAGCACTCTTAGTTCTTAGTCTAAGTGTCTAACTATGCATGTCAAAGAATGCCAAAAGAACACCAATGCATAACTTCTATAGCAAAGTGAGTGAATCATATTGATGGAAGTAGCACCTGAAATTATGACAATCAAATAAACATACCGTGCTTGTAGAAATATTCCCCTTAGATACCAAGGAACCAACTATAAATTCTAGAGTTGCTAGATCGCCGATGCTAGATTCTATAGCAATGCTCGATAGATTTGCAGTAGTTTCTGTAGGGTTTCCCGTCAAATAAATTGTGATAAATACATCCTCAACAGCTACATGGATAGGCTTGTCCTGTGAAAATACCTGCAGAAATCCAAtgcaaacacacccttaaatgCTTGCCAAGAGTGCTTTGGAAGTTTAGAAGAATTGTAACACAAATCAAAGAGGATGCTTACAAGTGGCAACATTTTCCGGAGAGAGGCCTCAGAGTCATCAATTTGGAACTGTCTGCGCCTCATCAGTAAAAGAATCGTGTTCTCAACATCAGTGGCAGAAGATGAAGACAGCAGTTGGACCAGAGTCAGCATTGTGGAGGATTTGCACTTTGAGAACCTCAAACATGTCTCAAGTGATGCAGCCAAGGCCCTAGTCTGCTCCAGGTTCCCAAAATCCACCGTGGAAGAATCCTTACTAACCCCATCTTCCACACCAGGCAAACGACTATCAGTAACACTGTCTTGCTGCTCTGACTTCAGCCTGATAAACCTTTCCATCTGCTTCACATGTCTCATTGTCTGAAGGTATCCCGTCCAAAAACGCTCTCAGAAGGTGCATTGGGTTCCATCTCTTCCAGTTTCTCCTTGTATTTCTCCAAGGGCGCTTCAAATGATGCAATGCGAAGTTGTGGACCAAACGGGTTATGCTGCAACATCGTGATGAGTAGATTCAATGCCGCTTTCCTCACGAATGCGCTCTTATCCTCCAATCTCCCAGAAGCAACCTCGTTCCACAGACCAATTGAAACAGCATTTTCTTCGCATAGTTCTGCCCACACCTGAAGAACCTTACTCCTCGAATAGGCTGAAACATCCCGAGACCGCTAGAGCAAGATGTCCAGCATAGCTTGCTTGCTGCACAATCGGAAGGACCTGGTACTCGAATCACCATCTACATCCTTAAATGCCTTTGAAACCAAATTCCCCAAAACCCCAAGAATAGATGGAGAATACAGATGGAGAGATGACCTAGTGGAGAATACAGATGGAGAATCGATTTCCCAGAGGCCAATCAATAGATCAAATCAAAAGAATAGAGACAAAATACATCTATCTGCCCTAGAAATCCCTGAATCGCACATCAAAGAACAGGATATTAAAGTACATTCAACCCCAGAGAGAGAGATGACCTGGTGGTTGTTGCCGGGGTTTGGCTGCCATGAAAATGCAGACAAACGGACCAgatcatatcatcatcttctcACCATCATCGCCATTATAGATAGGAGAGAGATCGAGGGTTTCATAGGGCGAGAGGAGACCGGTGAGAGAGGGAGGAGGGGGGTTGGGTCAGCAACATGAGTTGAAACAAAATCGAATTTGTGGATTAGTTGCATTGCATCATTTGAGGAGAAGGAGGAGATGGAAATTGGGGATTCAACAGTGTTACGTGCCAGGTATGACTCAGTCAGATCAGTTCGTTGGGTTGTTTGGGTTGTTTCAGTCAATAA
Coding sequences within:
- the LOC131232816 gene encoding condensin-1 complex subunit CAP-D2-like translates to MRHVKQMERFIRLKSEQQDSVTDSRLPGVEDGVSKDSSTVDFGNLEQTRALAASLETCLRFSKCKSSTMLTLVQLLSSSSATDVENTILLLMRRRQFQIDDSEASLRKMLPLVFSQDKPIHVAVEDVFITIYLTGNPTETTANLSSIAIESSIGDLATLEFIVGSLVSKGNISTSTKSKPSSKISDHDINCKETFA